The following are encoded together in the uncultured Methanobrevibacter sp. genome:
- a CDS encoding LA2681 family HEPN domain-containing protein, with the protein MKINKELLNQINKFIDLEKFDSEEDILNSLKSQQETPKLKYLTASLLFDLGIRNEDLDQINEAIKIFEEIKEQDFDFVNYYLGTLNLVKYYKLKPNYLSDPDDLLFNSKLYLKQELLINCPETFREASVHLGIVYNGLGRTIESLDCFDNVLKYHNSTYALYNKAYALYTYSFFSINHSLIIRDAYNCFKIVLEDDNFSQEMKVKSKEYVDEILILFEKEFLESDSEEEIKIEVEDDFEWFMVNYCWENRLYLNLCNFCQKCSNSIGDAIVIEKMINEISESVENDSFLVLSSYLNQLKMDYVSARFLLILSQYDGFDLDVITKHVFIVDTQFSEENNIRIQLLKDAFKNFFNILDKIAYFMNDYLDLGVDQNYIGFQNVWFKKGKYNQGINEKLLKMDNYGLTALYDIYLELKKGNEKFYLRDTRNLLTHKYLRITENPFENSKTVEELHNETIEVAILVKNAIIYLLRLVKINENQKEQDLDMDFI; encoded by the coding sequence ATGAAAATTAATAAAGAGTTACTTAATCAAATTAATAAATTCATTGATTTAGAAAAATTTGACTCTGAAGAAGATATCTTAAATTCATTAAAATCTCAACAAGAAACTCCAAAATTAAAATATTTAACTGCAAGTTTACTTTTTGATTTAGGTATTAGAAATGAGGATTTGGATCAAATTAACGAGGCTATTAAAATTTTTGAAGAAATCAAAGAACAAGATTTTGATTTTGTTAACTATTATCTGGGAACATTGAATTTAGTGAAATATTATAAGCTTAAACCTAACTATTTGTCTGATCCAGATGACCTTCTTTTTAATTCTAAACTATATCTAAAACAAGAATTGTTAATTAATTGTCCTGAAACATTTCGTGAGGCTAGTGTTCATTTAGGTATTGTTTATAATGGTTTGGGGAGAACAATCGAGTCTTTGGACTGTTTTGATAATGTATTAAAATATCATAATAGTACCTATGCACTTTATAATAAAGCTTATGCATTATATACATATTCTTTCTTTTCAATCAATCATTCTTTGATTATTCGTGATGCATATAATTGTTTCAAGATTGTTTTGGAAGATGATAATTTTTCACAAGAAATGAAAGTGAAATCAAAAGAGTATGTTGATGAAATATTAATATTATTTGAAAAAGAATTTCTTGAAAGTGACTCCGAGGAGGAAATTAAAATAGAAGTAGAAGATGATTTTGAATGGTTTATGGTAAATTATTGTTGGGAAAATCGTTTATATTTAAATTTATGTAATTTCTGCCAAAAATGTAGTAATTCTATTGGGGATGCTATTGTTATAGAAAAGATGATTAATGAAATTTCAGAAAGTGTTGAAAATGATTCATTCTTAGTTTTATCGTCATATTTAAACCAGCTTAAAATGGATTATGTTTCTGCAAGATTTTTGTTAATATTATCTCAATATGATGGTTTTGATTTAGATGTTATAACAAAACATGTTTTTATTGTTGATACTCAATTTAGTGAAGAAAATAATATTAGAATACAATTATTGAAAGATGCATTTAAGAATTTTTTCAATATTCTTGATAAAATTGCTTATTTTATGAATGATTATTTGGATTTAGGAGTTGACCAGAATTATATTGGGTTTCAAAATGTATGGTTTAAAAAAGGAAAGTATAATCAAGGAATTAATGAAAAATTACTTAAAATGGATAACTATGGATTAACTGCATTATATGATATTTATTTAGAATTAAAGAAAGGTAATGAAAAATTTTATTTAAGGGACACAAGGAATTTATTAACTCATAAATACTTAAGAATTACTGAAAATCCCTTTGAAAACAGTAAAACAGTTGAAGAATTACATAATGAAACTATTGAAGTTGCAATCCTTGTTAAAAATGCTATAATCTATTTGTTGAGATTAGTTAAAATTAATGAAAATCAAAAAGAACAAGACTTGGACATGGATTTTATATAA
- a CDS encoding P-loop NTPase fold protein: protein MYNDSPIKYRNQDKLNRVKFANSVAESIINLPERSDSIVIGLMGGWGTGKSSLLNLVETKVKGYAKVLRFNPWNYYSQQMLFSSFFDELIGCLDFDSKFSALFQKYKYKIIGTGVELVNTIQPGVGLLNNFVPDSEYKTLNDIKDKLNDIFKNQLKTVVIIDDIDRLNPDEVKQIFQLVKSLADFPNIIYILAFDKNYVNYALKDWNIEDEKYSHTEDFIDKIIQVPLTIPKFGAEDFINIFKYKFKKVLNNHNPDIEDLNIDKLYLDLSPFLKNIRDINRFCNALDFYLYSVDTEIWIHDFALVTALQIFEKDIYDSIKNNKNLLTGDLEIFDEKIDLIDILGGNLKNYLNVLFDNDLKYKNAVEQILSDLFPKVNYIINESSQTPKSIIDLKKKHCGIMQKEYFDLYFTFDNTNSLSKSRIDSLICAANNDNIKELKTSLLIIKEMNLLNSLIDQLGYHVDSFENVGVKNLIKSFNDNYNELFVDESFNSQNTKISNAINLIYYLIKDKELDDNAIFESIDESENNYFKTYLIWEITNVVLLSEEISSKLKKIISSYLSDYFEKTDFSEIEQIRSNIAFWKNFSGFEVTNKYINDLNDENLIMLISEYVEHDFFKDEDVMRYEYIGTVVELDSVKRRFDELKNLEGEFNTEQMNTVNLFVNNFPDD, encoded by the coding sequence ATGTATAATGATTCACCAATTAAGTATCGAAATCAGGATAAATTAAATCGGGTAAAATTTGCAAATTCGGTAGCCGAATCTATAATTAATTTGCCTGAACGGTCAGATAGTATTGTTATTGGATTGATGGGTGGTTGGGGCACTGGTAAATCCTCTTTGTTAAATTTAGTTGAAACTAAAGTTAAAGGTTATGCTAAAGTTTTAAGATTCAATCCCTGGAATTATTATTCTCAGCAAATGTTATTTTCTTCATTTTTTGATGAATTAATTGGTTGTTTGGATTTTGATAGTAAATTTTCTGCTTTATTTCAAAAGTATAAATATAAAATTATTGGTACTGGTGTTGAGCTAGTTAATACTATTCAACCGGGTGTAGGTTTACTTAATAATTTTGTCCCAGATTCAGAATATAAAACATTAAATGATATAAAAGATAAATTAAATGATATTTTTAAAAATCAACTTAAAACTGTTGTTATTATTGATGATATTGATAGATTAAATCCGGATGAAGTAAAACAAATATTTCAATTAGTTAAATCTTTAGCGGATTTTCCAAATATAATCTATATTTTGGCTTTTGATAAAAATTATGTAAATTATGCTTTAAAAGATTGGAATATTGAAGATGAGAAATATTCTCATACTGAAGATTTCATCGATAAAATTATTCAAGTTCCATTAACGATTCCTAAATTTGGTGCTGAAGATTTTATTAACATATTCAAATACAAGTTTAAGAAAGTTTTAAATAATCATAATCCGGATATTGAAGATCTTAATATTGATAAATTATATCTAGACTTATCTCCTTTTCTTAAAAATATTCGTGACATTAATAGATTTTGCAATGCACTGGATTTTTATTTATATTCAGTAGATACTGAAATATGGATTCACGATTTTGCATTAGTTACTGCATTACAGATTTTTGAAAAGGACATTTATGATAGCATTAAAAACAATAAAAATTTACTAACTGGTGATTTAGAAATTTTTGATGAAAAAATTGATTTAATTGATATTTTGGGAGGTAATTTAAAAAATTATTTAAATGTATTGTTTGATAATGATTTGAAATATAAAAATGCAGTTGAACAAATTTTATCTGACCTTTTCCCTAAAGTTAATTATATAATTAATGAATCTTCTCAAACCCCTAAATCTATAATTGATTTAAAAAAGAAGCATTGCGGAATAATGCAAAAAGAATATTTTGATTTATATTTCACATTTGACAATACTAACAGTTTATCTAAATCACGAATTGATTCTTTAATTTGTGCTGCTAATAATGATAATATTAAAGAGCTAAAAACAAGTTTATTGATAATTAAGGAGATGAATTTGTTAAATTCATTAATTGATCAATTAGGTTATCATGTTGATAGTTTTGAGAATGTTGGGGTGAAAAATCTAATAAAATCATTTAATGATAATTATAATGAATTATTTGTAGATGAATCATTTAATTCCCAAAATACAAAGATTTCTAATGCCATTAATTTAATATATTATTTAATAAAAGACAAAGAATTAGATGATAACGCTATTTTTGAATCGATTGACGAATCTGAAAATAACTATTTTAAAACTTACTTGATTTGGGAAATAACTAATGTTGTTTTGTTATCAGAAGAGATATCGTCTAAACTTAAAAAAATTATTTCTAGTTATTTATCAGATTATTTTGAGAAAACAGATTTTTCTGAAATTGAGCAAATTAGGTCAAATATTGCATTTTGGAAGAATTTTTCAGGATTTGAAGTTACCAACAAGTATATTAATGATTTAAATGATGAAAATTTAATAATGCTTATTTCTGAATATGTGGAACATGATTTCTTTAAAGATGAGGACGTGATGAGGTACGAGTATATTGGAACTGTTGTTGAATTGGATTCTGTTAAAAGGCGTTTTGATGAATTAAAGAATCTTGAAGGGGAATTTAATACAGAACAAATGAATACAGTAAATTTATTCGTTAATAATTTTCCGGATGATTGA